GATCAGCCAGCACGTTGCGCATCAGCGGCTGCTTGATCAGGGGCTGGCCAAACGCGCTGCGCTGGGCGGTGTGGTTCAGGGCCAGGCTGAGCGCCTGCCGCATCAGCCCGCTGGTGCCCAGGGCGCAGTCGAGCCGCGTCATGGTGCCCATGGCCAGGATTTGCGGCACGCCCCGGCCTTCTTCGCCCACCAGCCAGGCGCTGGCGGCGCTGAACTCGACTTCGGCGCTGGCATTGGCCTTGTTGCCGAGCTTGTCCTTCAGGCGCTGGATGCGAATCACGTTGAGCGACCCGTCAGGCAGCACGCGCGGCAAAAACAGGCAGGACAGGCCGGCAGGCGCCTGCGCCAGGATCAGGAAGGCGTCGCACATCGGGGCCGAAAAAAACCACTTGTGGCCGGTCACGGCGAAGCGCTGGCCCCAGCCGTCCATGCCGTCGGGCACGGCCCGCGTGGTGTTGGCGCGCACGTCCGATCCGCCCTGTTTTTCCGTCATGCCCATGCCCATGGTGACGCCGGGCTTGTCGCGCCACACTTTCAGCATCTGGTCGTACTGCCGGCTGGTGAGCTTGGGCGCCCAGTCGGCGTAAATCGCCGCATTGCCACGCAAGGCCGGGGTGACGGCGTAGGTCATCGAAATCGGGCACAGGCTGGACGGCTCCAGTTCGGTGAACAGCATGAAGCCGGCGGCGCGTTCGACATGCGGCGAAGGGCTTTGATGATTTGCCCACGGCGTGCCATGCAGCCCGGCGCCCACGGCCTCGGTCATCAGCGCGTGGTAGCTCGGGTGGAATTCGACCTGGTCGATGCGCCGGCCGAAACGGTCATGGGTGTGCAGCTCGGGCGCATGCACATTCGCCAGCCGGGCATGCGTTTGCATGTCGGCCGTGCCCAGCCGGGCGCCCAGTTGCAGGAGTCCAGCAGTGCTCAGCCCCGGCGCGTTGAACTTCAGGGCATCGCGCAAAGCACGGTTGCCCTCGAACAGGTTGTAATTAACCAGCGGTTCGGGCTGGTTGAAGACTTCATGGGTGATGTCCATGGCCGCCTCCCGGGTTCAGAAGTTAAATGAGCTTGACCAGTTGCTTGCCGAAGTTCTTGCCCTTGAGCAGGCCCAAAAAGGCTTCAGGGGCGGCTTCAAGGCCCTCCGCCACCGATTCCCGGGGGTGCAGCTTGCCCGTGGCCACCAGCGCGGCGAGTTCCTTCAGCGCTTCGGGCCAGACCTCCAGGTGTTCAGTGACGATGAAGCCCTGCACCTTGAGCCGGCTGGTCAGAATCAGCGCCGGGTAGGTCAGCGGCATGGGCTTGCCGTCGTAGCCGGCAATCATGCCGCACACTGCGATCCGGCCAAACGCGTTCATGCGCGGCAGCACCGCATCGAGCACCATGCCGCCGACGTTTTCAAAGTAGCCGTTAATGCCGTCGGGACAGGCTGCTTTGAGCGCCTTGGACAGCGACGCCGCATCCTGGTGCAGCTTGTAGTCGATGCAGGCGTCAAAGCCGAGTTCTTCCACCGCGTAACGGCATTTGTCCGGACCGCCGGCAATGCCGACCGTGCGGCAGCCGCGCGCCTTGGCCAGGGCCGCGAAGGCACTGCCGACGGCGCCCGTCGCGGCACTCACGACCATGGTTTCGCCCGCCTTGGGCTCGATGAGCTTCACCAGGCCGTACCAGGCCGTGACGCCGGGCATGCCGACGGCGCCCAGGTAGTAGGACAGCGGCACATGGGAGGTATCGACCTTGCGCAGCGCGCCGGGCTCGTCGGCGTTCACCACGCCGTAGAGCTGCCAGCCGCCCACGCTGACCACCTTGTCGCCGGGCTGGAATTTGGGCGAGCGGCTTTCAACCACTTCGCCAACGGTGCCGCCCAGCATCACCTGGCCCAGCGGCTGCGGTGCGGTGTAGCTTTTGGAGTCGTTCATGCGGCCGCGCATGTACGGGTCCAGGCTCAAATAATGGTGGCGCACCAGCACCTGGCCATCCTGCAAGGGGGGCGTTTCGCTGCTGACGAGCCTGAAATTGCTGGCGACGGCTTCGCCGGCGGGCCGGTTGTCGAGCAGGAACTGCTGATTGGCGGGCATGGGAATCTCCTTGGATCAGGTGGACGCTTTAAATGGCTATTTTGCTATTTAATTGATAGCTATTGATGCATGTACTGCGTGCGCAAAATCCTTTTTTGATGCATAAAAATGGGTTTCAGTCGGTTGAAATCGGCCTGACGGGCGAATCGGGCGCATTCCCCGCTTCGCTCGCCTTTCGCCTGACGTACTTGAAGGTCCCGGTCGAGTGGGCGCAGGCCTGGCCTTGGGCATCGTAAATCGTGGCCTCGGTAAACGCCAGCGACTTGGTGCGGTGCATCAGCCGGCCCCTGGCCGTGAGCGGGCTGCCATCGCCGGGCGCGGGCCGCATGAAGCTGGTTTTCATCTCGATGGTGACCACG
This DNA window, taken from Polaromonas hydrogenivorans, encodes the following:
- a CDS encoding isovaleryl-CoA dehydrogenase, which codes for MDITHEVFNQPEPLVNYNLFEGNRALRDALKFNAPGLSTAGLLQLGARLGTADMQTHARLANVHAPELHTHDRFGRRIDQVEFHPSYHALMTEAVGAGLHGTPWANHQSPSPHVERAAGFMLFTELEPSSLCPISMTYAVTPALRGNAAIYADWAPKLTSRQYDQMLKVWRDKPGVTMGMGMTEKQGGSDVRANTTRAVPDGMDGWGQRFAVTGHKWFFSAPMCDAFLILAQAPAGLSCLFLPRVLPDGSLNVIRIQRLKDKLGNKANASAEVEFSAASAWLVGEEGRGVPQILAMGTMTRLDCALGTSGLMRQALSLALNHTAQRSAFGQPLIKQPLMRNVLADLAIESEAACALSIRLARCFDHPDDAHEQALSRLLTPVAKFWICKRGSAFAQEAMECLGGNGYVEEGGECIMARIYREMPVNSIWEGAGNIMALDLLRALRKQGAVAALAQELRAAKGAHPALDRMAAALPVRLEEMASELQARRLAQEVALALQAALLCQTAPRAVADAFCDSRLAGHWGQTFGTLASSTDFDRIIERAMPRKLS
- a CDS encoding NADP-dependent oxidoreductase — its product is MPANQQFLLDNRPAGEAVASNFRLVSSETPPLQDGQVLVRHHYLSLDPYMRGRMNDSKSYTAPQPLGQVMLGGTVGEVVESRSPKFQPGDKVVSVGGWQLYGVVNADEPGALRKVDTSHVPLSYYLGAVGMPGVTAWYGLVKLIEPKAGETMVVSAATGAVGSAFAALAKARGCRTVGIAGGPDKCRYAVEELGFDACIDYKLHQDAASLSKALKAACPDGINGYFENVGGMVLDAVLPRMNAFGRIAVCGMIAGYDGKPMPLTYPALILTSRLKVQGFIVTEHLEVWPEALKELAALVATGKLHPRESVAEGLEAAPEAFLGLLKGKNFGKQLVKLI
- a CDS encoding PaaI family thioesterase translates to MNFGAEIPFVHHLGFTLELFEGGESAIGYTPLPEHLNSFSVTHGGACMTLLDVAMAVAARSVQKDMGVVTIEMKTSFMRPAPGDGSPLTARGRLMHRTKSLAFTEATIYDAQGQACAHSTGTFKYVRRKASEAGNAPDSPVRPISTD